One genomic segment of Methanothermobacter wolfeii includes these proteins:
- a CDS encoding TrmJ/YjtD family RNA methyltransferase, translating into MDKYGMLCENIMVVFVEPETPGNIGFLARTMKNFGMERLILINPCRLEDEAYYHAMHARSIVDNAEVYPSLKEMLKALNPDFLVGTTGVPGGSYNVERIPLRPSQLSESLNPSASTAILFGREGDGLSNNEIDLCDVVVSIPTSREYPIMNITHAAAIIFYEIFRGREFPCEGLEEASGLEKNLLIDEMDNVLSLVDMPEHKRRVAARVFRNILGRAFITAREAHTLKGVLRRIKNHLKDV; encoded by the coding sequence ATGGATAAATATGGGATGCTCTGTGAAAACATCATGGTTGTCTTCGTTGAACCGGAAACCCCCGGGAACATCGGTTTCCTTGCAAGGACCATGAAGAACTTCGGGATGGAGAGGCTCATACTAATAAACCCTTGCAGACTGGAGGATGAGGCCTACTATCATGCCATGCACGCCAGGAGCATCGTTGATAACGCTGAGGTATACCCCTCCCTCAAGGAGATGCTGAAAGCCCTGAATCCTGACTTCCTTGTGGGGACAACCGGTGTTCCTGGTGGAAGCTACAACGTTGAAAGGATCCCGCTAAGACCATCCCAGCTTTCAGAGTCCCTGAATCCCTCTGCATCCACCGCAATACTCTTCGGACGGGAGGGTGACGGGCTTTCAAACAATGAGATTGACCTCTGTGACGTGGTTGTGAGCATCCCAACATCCAGGGAGTACCCTATAATGAATATAACCCATGCCGCAGCCATAATATTCTATGAAATCTTTCGTGGGAGGGAATTCCCCTGCGAGGGTCTTGAAGAAGCGTCGGGACTGGAAAAGAACCTCCTTATAGATGAAATGGATAATGTTCTATCACTTGTTGATATGCCGGAGCACAAGAGGCGTGTTGCAGCAAGGGTCTTCAGGAACATCCTTGGAAGGGCATTCATAACTGCCAGGGAGGCCCACACACTTAAGGGTGTTCTCAGGAGGATCAAAAACCATCTGAAGGATGTTTAA
- the tfrB gene encoding fumarate reductase (CoM/CoB) subunit TfrB, with translation MIKVRVLRFEPGVDEKPHLEEYTIPHRKGMKVLDALNMINEKYRANIAFRSSCRAGQCGSCAVKMNGRVVLACKAEVEDGAVIEPVDLPVIRDLMVDRSEIENKARSMRLYLESSSEGIQKIKPDDYLDSKKLRGCIECFSCISSCPVIKESTEYAGPYFMRYLSKFAFDPRDESDRALEGFREGLYCCTTCGTCAEVCPKELNVPGDAIEKLRALACREGVGPLEAHRKVKELISGTGRSVEKLREGFIESVKAKPGASIGFFTGCLVDYRMPEVGYALLRVLEEEGFDVDVPEGQVCCGSPMIRTGQLDIVKDLVERNRAVLEKYDTIITVCAGCGATLKKDYPRYGVELNVLDISEFLADKLDSTMMKPVKMRVTYHDPCHLARGQGVRIEPREILGKIPGLEFVEMEKPDQCCGSGGGVKSGKPELAGALGKKKARMIGELDVDAVITICPFCQLHIRESLEREGFGDVKVMNILELLDMAFSED, from the coding sequence ATGATAAAGGTCAGGGTTTTAAGATTTGAACCAGGTGTAGATGAGAAACCACACCTTGAAGAGTACACCATACCCCACAGGAAGGGTATGAAGGTCCTTGACGCTCTGAACATGATAAATGAGAAGTACAGGGCCAACATCGCATTCAGGAGTTCATGCAGGGCAGGGCAGTGCGGTTCATGCGCCGTTAAGATGAACGGGAGGGTTGTCCTTGCCTGTAAGGCTGAGGTGGAGGACGGTGCAGTCATTGAACCGGTTGACCTCCCGGTTATACGGGACCTCATGGTTGACAGGAGCGAAATAGAAAACAAGGCGCGTTCGATGCGCCTTTACCTCGAATCATCATCCGAGGGCATCCAGAAGATTAAACCAGATGATTACCTTGATTCAAAAAAACTGAGGGGCTGTATAGAGTGTTTCTCCTGTATAAGTTCATGTCCGGTTATAAAGGAGAGCACGGAGTACGCGGGTCCCTACTTCATGAGGTACCTCTCCAAATTCGCCTTTGACCCCCGTGATGAGTCAGACAGGGCCCTTGAGGGCTTCAGGGAGGGCCTCTACTGCTGCACAACATGCGGGACTTGTGCAGAGGTCTGTCCAAAGGAGCTCAATGTTCCAGGGGATGCCATTGAGAAATTGAGGGCACTCGCCTGCAGGGAGGGTGTGGGTCCCCTTGAAGCCCACAGGAAGGTTAAAGAGTTAATCTCAGGGACCGGAAGGTCAGTTGAGAAATTAAGGGAGGGTTTCATTGAATCAGTGAAGGCAAAGCCAGGGGCCAGTATAGGGTTCTTCACAGGATGCCTTGTGGATTACAGGATGCCAGAGGTTGGATACGCACTTCTCAGGGTCCTGGAGGAGGAGGGGTTCGATGTGGATGTCCCTGAGGGCCAGGTATGCTGCGGATCCCCCATGATAAGGACCGGGCAGCTCGACATTGTTAAGGACCTTGTGGAAAGGAACAGGGCAGTCCTTGAAAAATATGACACCATAATAACCGTCTGCGCCGGCTGCGGGGCCACCCTGAAAAAGGATTACCCCCGGTACGGGGTTGAACTCAATGTACTTGATATAAGTGAATTTCTGGCAGATAAGCTCGACAGCACCATGATGAAGCCAGTTAAGATGAGGGTAACCTACCATGACCCCTGTCACCTTGCCCGTGGCCAGGGTGTGAGGATTGAACCCCGGGAGATACTGGGGAAGATACCGGGCCTGGAATTTGTTGAGATGGAGAAACCCGACCAGTGCTGTGGATCCGGTGGTGGTGTCAAATCCGGGAAACCAGAGCTGGCCGGAGCCCTTGGTAAGAAGAAGGCCCGTATGATAGGGGAACTGGATGTGGATGCTGTGATAACAATATGCCCCTTCTGCCAGCTTCATATAAGGGAATCCCTTGAAAGGGAGGGTTTCGGGGATGTTAAGGTTATGAACATCCTGGAACTCCTGGATATGGCCTTCTCCGAGGACTGA
- the iorA gene encoding indolepyruvate ferredoxin oxidoreductase subunit alpha encodes MELEDIVDARKGDRMFLLGNEAAVRAAVESGVGVASTYPGTPSSEIGNVLSEIARDAGIYFEFSINEKVALEVAAAAAASGVRSFTFMKHVGLNVASDSFMSAAYTGVRAGMVVLSADDPSMFSSQNEQDNRHYARLAGVPLLEPSSPQEVLDYMNFAFELSEEYGVPVLLRTTTRVSHMRGVVEVGERRMKPQKGFFRKDPSRFVPVPATARVMHRKLIEKMKALEDTVNDSDLNMVFNGESSSGFGIIASGGAFNYAYDAAESLGMKVPILKLGFTYPFPSGKVSEFISGRDHVLVVEEVDPVMEKEVLAVAGSEGLDVDVHGKLDGTLPEIYEYNEDILRRAIGGFTGIKVHEKTFEAPQIPERPPALCPGCPHRAVYYAVRRAAGELGMGPDELIFPTDIGCYTLGIEPPYSAADYLLSMGSSIGTACGFSAATSQRIILFIGDSTFFHAGIPPLINAVHNKGRFVVVILDNRTTAMTGGQPHPGLPVDGMGDEAPEISIDDIVRASGVEFVETVNPMNLKRSVETIKGALEHESVAVVISKYPCMLSRGAVRGRPMKVHEERCDLCMDCLRELACPAIVSRDGRVFIDPLYCRGCSVCLQICKRGAIRPSGRD; translated from the coding sequence ATGGAATTAGAGGATATTGTAGATGCCCGGAAGGGCGATAGAATGTTCCTCCTTGGCAATGAGGCTGCCGTGAGGGCTGCGGTAGAGTCAGGTGTGGGTGTTGCAAGCACCTACCCTGGCACACCGTCATCTGAAATAGGTAACGTTTTATCAGAAATTGCAAGGGATGCAGGGATATACTTTGAATTCTCCATCAATGAAAAGGTTGCACTGGAGGTGGCGGCTGCTGCTGCAGCTTCCGGTGTTAGATCATTCACCTTCATGAAGCATGTGGGACTCAATGTGGCATCAGACTCATTTATGAGCGCAGCCTATACGGGTGTCAGGGCAGGTATGGTTGTCCTCTCTGCGGATGACCCCTCAATGTTTTCATCCCAGAATGAGCAGGATAACAGACACTACGCAAGACTTGCAGGGGTCCCCCTTCTTGAACCCTCCAGCCCCCAGGAGGTGCTTGATTACATGAACTTCGCCTTTGAACTCTCGGAGGAGTACGGGGTACCGGTCCTTTTAAGAACCACCACAAGGGTGTCCCATATGAGGGGCGTTGTGGAGGTTGGTGAAAGGCGGATGAAACCTCAGAAGGGATTCTTCAGAAAGGACCCTTCACGTTTCGTGCCCGTACCTGCAACAGCAAGGGTTATGCACAGGAAACTCATTGAGAAGATGAAGGCCCTGGAAGATACTGTTAACGACTCAGATCTTAACATGGTGTTCAATGGGGAAAGCAGTTCAGGGTTCGGTATAATAGCATCAGGGGGAGCCTTTAACTATGCATATGATGCGGCTGAGAGCCTGGGCATGAAGGTACCCATACTCAAACTTGGATTCACCTACCCATTCCCTTCAGGGAAGGTCTCCGAGTTCATCTCAGGACGGGACCATGTCCTCGTTGTGGAGGAGGTTGACCCTGTCATGGAGAAGGAGGTGCTTGCGGTTGCCGGTTCTGAGGGCCTGGATGTGGATGTCCATGGAAAACTTGACGGCACACTTCCTGAGATATACGAGTACAACGAGGACATACTCCGCCGGGCCATAGGAGGCTTCACAGGCATTAAGGTCCATGAGAAGACCTTTGAGGCACCTCAGATACCTGAAAGGCCCCCTGCACTCTGCCCGGGGTGTCCCCACAGGGCGGTATATTATGCTGTCAGAAGGGCCGCCGGTGAGCTTGGCATGGGTCCCGATGAACTCATCTTTCCCACAGATATAGGGTGCTACACCCTGGGGATAGAGCCCCCATACTCTGCAGCGGACTACCTACTAAGCATGGGGTCAAGCATAGGGACCGCCTGCGGATTTTCAGCCGCAACATCCCAGAGGATAATCTTATTTATCGGGGACTCAACATTCTTCCATGCGGGTATCCCTCCTCTCATAAACGCGGTCCACAATAAGGGGAGATTCGTGGTGGTCATCCTTGATAACAGGACAACTGCAATGACAGGGGGCCAGCCACACCCTGGACTGCCCGTTGATGGGATGGGTGATGAGGCGCCGGAGATATCCATAGATGACATTGTAAGGGCTTCGGGGGTTGAATTCGTGGAAACGGTAAACCCCATGAACCTCAAGAGATCGGTGGAGACAATTAAAGGGGCGCTTGAACATGAATCAGTTGCCGTGGTGATATCAAAGTATCCATGCATGCTCTCCAGGGGAGCTGTGCGCGGAAGGCCAATGAAGGTCCATGAGGAGAGGTGTGACCTCTGCATGGACTGCCTCAGGGAACTGGCATGCCCCGCCATTGTCAGCCGGGATGGAAGGGTGTTTATAGATCCCCTCTACTGCCGTGGCTGCAGTGTCTGCCTCCAGATATGCAAGAGGGGAGCCATAAGACCATCAGGGAGGGATTAG
- the iorB gene encoding indolepyruvate ferredoxin oxidoreductase subunit beta, producing the protein MYNIYVCGVGGQGIIKTSVIIGEAAMKEGMNVVMSEIHGMAQRGGAVSTEIRIGDVKGSIIPDGEADLVIAFEPLEALRAIPKISGGSDVIMNTSMIPPFNLVNSLHPYPPVEEIVGALNERAGTVRAFDAERIAVEAGHIMSLNMVMLGAAAATGKLPIDRDVIMDSMKENLPSGLLDVNVRAFNEGFGEMMK; encoded by the coding sequence ATGTACAACATATACGTATGTGGAGTTGGCGGTCAGGGAATCATAAAGACATCTGTGATAATCGGCGAGGCAGCCATGAAGGAAGGCATGAACGTGGTTATGAGTGAGATACATGGAATGGCCCAGAGGGGTGGCGCAGTTTCCACCGAAATCAGGATAGGTGATGTTAAGGGGTCAATCATACCCGATGGAGAGGCGGACCTTGTGATAGCATTCGAGCCACTGGAGGCCCTGAGGGCGATTCCAAAGATCTCAGGTGGCTCAGATGTCATCATGAACACATCGATGATACCTCCCTTCAACCTGGTCAACAGCCTACACCCTTACCCCCCGGTTGAGGAGATAGTCGGGGCCCTGAATGAAAGGGCAGGGACCGTCAGGGCCTTCGATGCTGAAAGGATAGCTGTGGAGGCAGGCCATATAATGTCACTCAACATGGTCATGCTGGGTGCGGCGGCAGCCACAGGGAAACTCCCCATTGATAGGGATGTGATCATGGATTCAATGAAGGAGAACCTTCCCTCAGGGCTGCTTGATGTGAACGTGAGGGCCTTCAATGAGGGCTTCGGTGAAATGATGAAATGA
- a CDS encoding ACT domain-containing protein, translated as MKLKQISVFLENKKGRLKNAIHTLSEAGINIRALSIADTSEFGILRMIVSDPVKAKEVLEENNFVVRVNDVIAVEVPDEPGGLDGILAVLTDHDINVEYIYAFVEKKGEKAVVVIRTENVDDGINALEDAGIPVLSSEDIYIL; from the coding sequence ATGAAACTCAAACAGATATCTGTTTTCCTTGAGAATAAAAAGGGGAGACTGAAAAACGCTATACACACCCTTTCAGAGGCCGGGATAAACATCCGGGCACTTTCAATCGCGGATACCTCCGAGTTCGGGATACTCCGCATGATAGTCTCAGACCCGGTGAAGGCAAAGGAGGTTCTGGAAGAAAACAACTTCGTTGTAAGGGTCAATGATGTGATAGCCGTTGAGGTCCCTGATGAACCAGGGGGACTTGACGGGATACTGGCTGTCCTGACAGACCATGACATAAACGTTGAGTACATCTATGCCTTTGTTGAGAAGAAGGGTGAAAAGGCGGTTGTTGTCATCAGGACAGAGAACGTGGATGATGGCATAAACGCCCTTGAGGATGCAGGAATACCGGTACTCTCATCAGAGGATATATACATCCTCTGA
- a CDS encoding phenylacetate--CoA ligase family protein: MIWNPEAECMDPEERQELQLKRLQKTVKRAYENVPYYHKRLTEAGVFPEDIETLEDISKLPFTTKNDLREAYPFGMFAVPDEEIVEVHTSSGTTGKPVVSGYTKKDLEIWSEVMARALTMGMATKKDRIQNCYGYGLFTGGLGVHYGAQRIGATVIPISAGNTKRQIEIMQDFGTTVITCTPSYALYLAEVLENEGVDIGALNLKSGIFGAEMWTEEMRNAIEERLGLTALNIYGLTEIIGPGVAQECPEKNGLHIFEDHFYPEIIDPKTLEKLPYGRKGELVLTTLTREGMPILRFRTKDITALRNEACGCGRTLVRMDRITGRSDDMLKIRGVIVFPSQIERALLGVKGLEPHYQIVVTRPEFLDELEVRVEASPELFSDEVKHVEEAKRMIEKHIHNEIGLRVNVTLVEPGSLPRSEGKAVRVIDKRKFD; the protein is encoded by the coding sequence ATGATATGGAACCCTGAAGCAGAATGCATGGACCCTGAAGAAAGACAGGAACTACAGCTTAAAAGGCTCCAGAAAACCGTTAAAAGGGCCTATGAGAATGTTCCTTATTACCATAAGCGCTTAACAGAAGCGGGCGTGTTTCCTGAGGACATAGAGACCCTTGAGGATATCTCTAAACTGCCATTCACAACAAAGAATGACCTGAGGGAAGCCTACCCCTTCGGTATGTTCGCGGTGCCTGATGAGGAGATAGTGGAGGTGCACACATCATCAGGGACCACCGGAAAACCCGTTGTCTCAGGGTACACGAAGAAGGACCTTGAGATATGGTCTGAGGTGATGGCCAGGGCCCTTACAATGGGTATGGCGACGAAAAAGGATCGTATACAGAACTGTTATGGTTACGGATTATTCACCGGTGGTCTTGGAGTTCACTACGGTGCCCAGAGGATCGGGGCGACTGTCATACCCATATCTGCAGGGAACACGAAGAGGCAGATTGAGATAATGCAGGACTTTGGCACAACGGTGATAACATGCACACCATCCTACGCCCTCTACCTTGCAGAGGTCCTTGAAAATGAAGGTGTCGACATAGGGGCCCTTAACCTGAAGTCAGGGATATTCGGGGCTGAAATGTGGACAGAGGAGATGAGAAATGCTATAGAGGAGAGGCTGGGCCTTACCGCCCTCAACATATACGGTCTTACAGAGATAATAGGGCCCGGGGTTGCTCAGGAATGCCCTGAAAAGAACGGTCTGCACATATTTGAGGACCACTTCTACCCCGAGATCATAGACCCAAAGACCCTTGAGAAACTCCCCTACGGGAGGAAGGGTGAACTGGTACTCACAACACTCACAAGGGAGGGTATGCCCATCTTGAGGTTCAGGACAAAGGATATAACCGCCCTGAGGAATGAAGCATGCGGCTGCGGACGTACACTCGTCAGGATGGACAGGATTACCGGTCGAAGCGATGACATGCTGAAGATAAGGGGTGTTATTGTATTCCCATCCCAGATCGAAAGGGCGCTGCTTGGAGTGAAGGGCCTTGAACCCCACTACCAGATAGTTGTCACTAGGCCAGAATTCCTTGATGAACTGGAGGTCAGGGTTGAAGCGTCACCGGAGCTCTTCTCTGATGAGGTCAAGCATGTGGAGGAAGCCAAACGCATGATAGAAAAACATATCCACAACGAAATCGGTTTAAGGGTCAACGTGACCCTGGTTGAACCGGGAAGCCTCCCGAGGAGTGAGGGCAAGGCTGTCAGGGTTATAGATAAAAGGAAATTTGATTAA
- a CDS encoding sodium:solute symporter family protein yields MDLLILGIVVLIYFLLTGYVGYVAWRRTETSEDYMVADRKAHPYIMAMSYGATFISTAAIVGFGGMAGAFGMGILWLVFLNILVGIFIAFVFFGKRTRKMGHNMSALTFPEFIGRRFRSRFLQYFGGAIIFLGMPLYASVVLIGAARFLETTVKIDFGIALILIALIVAVYVVMGGIKGVMYTDALQGTIMFLGMIFLVVSTYYILGGVVEAHQALTGISNLIPAEAKAVGATGWTSMPVYGSPYWWTLLSTIILGVGVGVLAQPQLIVRFMTVKSNRELNRGVLIGALFIFVMTWSAYVVGALSNVYFFRKAGMIAVEAAGGNADKIIPVFINSAMPEWFSYIFMLTLLSAAMSTLSSQFHVQGTSIGRDVYETIMRRKGDRSVLITRVGIIIAILIAVVLGYILPGSIIAQGTALFFGICAASFLSVYAAALFWKRATREGAIAGMVSGALVSLFWLLFEYKKTAMALGVTRVIFGGPVISSMPWPVVDPILVGVPVSALMLVVVSLMTEPPSREHLDKCFNGIKGV; encoded by the coding sequence ATGGATCTTTTAATACTTGGTATCGTGGTTCTCATATACTTCCTTCTTACCGGGTATGTGGGTTATGTTGCCTGGCGGAGGACGGAGACCTCTGAGGACTACATGGTTGCCGATAGGAAGGCCCACCCCTATATTATGGCCATGAGCTATGGCGCCACCTTTATCAGTACCGCGGCGATAGTTGGTTTTGGCGGGATGGCCGGTGCCTTCGGGATGGGTATCCTGTGGCTTGTGTTCCTCAATATACTCGTCGGTATATTCATAGCATTTGTGTTCTTTGGTAAGCGCACGAGGAAGATGGGGCATAACATGTCCGCCCTAACATTCCCCGAGTTTATCGGGAGAAGATTCAGGAGCCGTTTTCTCCAGTACTTTGGAGGGGCGATAATATTTCTGGGCATGCCACTCTACGCCTCTGTGGTCCTCATAGGAGCTGCAAGGTTCCTTGAGACGACGGTGAAAATAGACTTCGGGATAGCCCTTATACTGATAGCGCTTATAGTTGCCGTTTATGTGGTTATGGGTGGTATAAAGGGTGTTATGTATACTGATGCCCTCCAGGGGACCATAATGTTCCTTGGAATGATATTCCTTGTTGTTTCAACATACTATATACTGGGAGGGGTTGTTGAAGCCCACCAGGCACTCACAGGGATTTCAAATCTCATACCTGCGGAGGCAAAGGCTGTTGGTGCAACTGGATGGACCAGTATGCCGGTTTATGGCAGTCCATACTGGTGGACCCTTCTGTCAACGATAATCCTGGGTGTGGGTGTGGGTGTTCTTGCACAGCCACAGCTCATTGTGAGGTTCATGACGGTGAAGTCCAACAGGGAACTCAACAGGGGTGTACTGATAGGGGCCCTCTTCATATTCGTAATGACCTGGAGCGCCTATGTTGTCGGAGCCCTGTCGAATGTGTATTTCTTCAGAAAGGCGGGGATGATTGCTGTTGAGGCTGCCGGTGGAAATGCTGATAAGATAATACCTGTCTTTATAAATTCCGCCATGCCAGAGTGGTTCTCATACATCTTCATGCTCACCCTTCTTTCTGCTGCCATGTCAACCCTCAGTTCACAGTTCCATGTTCAGGGCACATCCATTGGAAGGGACGTCTACGAGACCATTATGAGGAGGAAGGGTGACAGGTCAGTTCTTATAACAAGGGTTGGTATCATCATCGCCATCCTGATAGCGGTTGTCCTCGGGTACATCCTCCCTGGAAGTATAATAGCGCAGGGAACAGCCCTCTTCTTCGGTATATGTGCAGCGTCCTTCCTTTCAGTGTATGCTGCGGCGCTGTTCTGGAAGAGGGCTACAAGGGAGGGTGCTATTGCAGGGATGGTCTCAGGCGCCCTTGTAAGCCTCTTCTGGCTGCTCTTCGAATACAAGAAGACTGCAATGGCCCTGGGGGTTACCAGGGTCATATTTGGAGGCCCTGTCATATCTTCAATGCCTTGGCCTGTTGTGGATCCTATACTGGTGGGTGTTCCTGTATCTGCTCTTATGCTTGTGGTTGTGAGTCTGATGACTGAGCCACCATCCAGGGAACACCTTGATAAATGTTTCAACGGAATAAAGGGAGTTTAA
- a CDS encoding symporter small accessory protein — MVLGIPDPWVWSAYLLCILITLFCVIYGVLNWNSGGEDEEEQIMEEIRWEEEERKMEEDELGL, encoded by the coding sequence ATGGTTCTTGGAATACCTGACCCCTGGGTGTGGAGCGCATATCTGCTCTGCATCCTCATAACCCTCTTCTGTGTTATCTATGGAGTCCTTAACTGGAACAGTGGAGGGGAGGATGAGGAAGAACAGATAATGGAAGAAATCAGATGGGAGGAAGAGGAGAGGAAAATGGAAGAGGATGAGCTGGGCCTCTAG
- a CDS encoding YhgE/Pip domain-containing protein, translated as MRNALKIFRNDLKTVKNSPVVLFVIAVIICIPALYAVFNIQATLDPYSRTSDLSVAVVNEDRGAVLNGEHINIGTELVDELRKNRNFDWQFVDRGKAMDGLKSGEYYAVLIIPGNFSSDILSIKNGTPRQAKIEYIVNDKLNPVAPRITNAGADALQAKINSEIVKTIDGIIFGKISSAGELARANKAQFLKTKSFINELNGNIQNIDETLKRANSDLQTGQSFWSGLKGYLPEIRDNSNFVREKYSLLESYIGKDPEKALTTVENMETHLSEAITSLKYLKAVLSSLYSATGDPQLKTAINQIDTNIQKASEVLGILQAIESDLKTKKTSNRLVQLKASLDRMDSAINMLMANEDRIDSSMREASAKLGIANSKWPVIRSAIQEANQKLNSISEDDIDSLIRLADTDPSAVREYFKSPVKMEKQHIYPVENYGSALAPFYVPLSLWIGGIIAVAMITMRARGNYSSIEVYLGRMGLFLIISIFHALVVAAGAMLLRVQLTSRLLFVLTTVYISICSMLIVYSLTSALGNAGKAISIILLVLQITGTGGIFPVELLPPFFQAIHPYLPLTYAVGALREVVGGVIWSSYWMNLALLSVFPVMAFCITVLVKEKMDKRAHWMESKLEESGLF; from the coding sequence ATGAGAAATGCCCTGAAAATATTCAGAAATGACCTGAAAACGGTAAAGAACAGTCCGGTTGTTCTCTTCGTCATTGCAGTTATAATATGTATACCGGCACTCTATGCTGTCTTCAACATACAGGCAACACTTGACCCCTACTCAAGGACATCAGATCTCAGTGTAGCTGTTGTAAATGAGGATCGCGGCGCGGTTCTAAACGGTGAACATATAAACATAGGCACAGAGCTTGTAGACGAACTCAGAAAAAACAGGAACTTCGACTGGCAGTTCGTTGACAGAGGAAAAGCAATGGATGGACTTAAAAGCGGAGAATACTACGCTGTACTGATAATCCCTGGAAACTTCAGTTCAGATATCCTTTCAATTAAGAACGGCACCCCCAGACAGGCCAAGATCGAGTACATAGTAAACGACAAGCTGAACCCGGTTGCTCCGAGGATAACAAATGCCGGTGCAGATGCGCTCCAGGCAAAGATAAACAGTGAGATCGTTAAAACCATAGACGGCATCATATTCGGAAAGATAAGCAGTGCAGGTGAACTTGCAAGGGCAAACAAGGCCCAGTTCCTGAAGACAAAGAGTTTCATCAACGAACTCAATGGAAACATTCAGAATATAGATGAAACACTTAAAAGGGCCAATTCTGACCTTCAGACCGGGCAGAGCTTCTGGTCAGGTTTGAAGGGATATCTACCTGAAATAAGGGACAATTCAAACTTCGTAAGGGAAAAGTACAGTCTGCTTGAAAGTTACATTGGAAAGGACCCTGAAAAGGCACTTACCACAGTAGAGAACATGGAAACACACCTATCAGAGGCCATAACATCATTGAAGTACCTTAAAGCAGTTTTAAGTAGCCTATATTCTGCCACAGGCGATCCTCAGCTAAAAACAGCCATAAATCAGATAGACACCAATATACAGAAGGCCAGTGAAGTTCTGGGCATACTCCAGGCCATTGAATCCGACCTCAAAACAAAGAAGACAAGCAACCGTCTTGTGCAGCTTAAGGCATCGCTTGACAGGATGGACAGCGCCATCAACATGCTGATGGCAAATGAAGACCGGATCGACTCTTCAATGCGTGAAGCATCAGCGAAACTTGGCATTGCAAATTCAAAGTGGCCTGTTATCAGATCAGCGATCCAGGAGGCAAATCAGAAGCTGAACTCAATCAGCGAGGATGACATCGACAGCCTCATAAGGCTTGCAGATACAGATCCCTCCGCAGTCAGGGAGTACTTCAAGAGCCCGGTTAAAATGGAGAAACAGCACATATATCCGGTTGAGAACTATGGATCAGCACTTGCACCATTCTATGTACCCCTATCACTATGGATAGGTGGTATAATCGCGGTTGCCATGATAACCATGCGTGCAAGAGGTAATTACAGTAGCATAGAGGTTTACCTTGGAAGGATGGGTCTCTTCCTGATAATCTCCATCTTCCATGCCCTTGTGGTTGCAGCCGGCGCCATGCTCCTGAGGGTGCAGCTTACCAGCAGGTTACTCTTTGTACTCACAACCGTCTACATCAGTATCTGCTCCATGCTGATAGTCTACTCCCTGACATCAGCCTTGGGTAACGCGGGTAAGGCCATATCAATAATACTGCTGGTACTCCAGATCACAGGTACAGGCGGGATATTCCCTGTGGAACTTTTACCGCCATTCTTCCAGGCAATACACCCCTACCTTCCACTCACATATGCCGTTGGCGCCCTGAGGGAGGTTGTTGGGGGTGTGATCTGGAGCAGCTACTGGATGAACCTTGCCCTTCTCAGTGTCTTCCCGGTGATGGCCTTCTGCATAACGGTACTTGTCAAGGAGAAGATGGATAAAAGAGCCCACTGGATGGAAAGCAAACTCGAAGAAAGCGGTCTCTTCTAA